A single window of Anaerocolumna chitinilytica DNA harbors:
- a CDS encoding DNA gyrase/topoisomerase IV subunit A codes for MKPNTENIIQLDFSEEMKNSFRDYAMSVIVSRAIPDVRDGLKPVQRRILYAMRELGLEPAKPHRKSARIVGDTMGKYHPHGDSSIYDALVRMTEEFSMSIPLVDGHGNFGSIDGDGSAAMRYTEARLSEGAMTMLDHLEKGLVPFIPNFDDSEKEPVVLPAMIPNLLINGSTGIAVGMATNIPSHNPAEVIDGAIAYLDNPEITLDKLMKYIPGPDFPTGGMIINQEDIRNIYETGEGKLRLRALTEIENGENGRKNIIITEIPYTVAGNKTKLVENLVNLMKDKVFDEIYDVRDESSKEGIRIVIEVKKDRDTENLLNGLYKKTLMEDTYGVNILAIKDQQPVTFSLKALLKEFVTFQEELYTKEYEHLLGKAENRLEIVGGLIRATDVIDLIIEILRGSSSIGQAKSCLTSGDITDIKFKSKASEKQATTLDFTERQAEAILAMPLSRLIGLEILRLHEENDSLLKSIEEYKLILSDTKELYRVIKNTLKEYKKTFNIPRRTKLTSIANVDYVEEVKIEDIYILIDRFGYTKSIDNVSYSRISEDTLKEYPHIILCKNTDKLCLFTAEGNMYQVKVSQIPKCKIKDKGVLIHTLCKVDKENILVYTSFEQLFESQLVFSTKSGYIKLVSGIEFETNRTAISATKLEAEDEVVNVIMLSASEALDKNSKVIILTEKGTSLGFLLDEIPEMKKTGRGVKSIELDKGDSVVLTTIPKATDEFFILKEKELSIKKVRLRKRGQKGQKAQL; via the coding sequence AATACAGAAAACATTATCCAATTGGATTTTTCGGAAGAAATGAAAAATTCCTTCCGGGATTATGCCATGAGCGTTATTGTCTCAAGAGCCATCCCAGATGTAAGGGACGGATTAAAACCGGTGCAACGACGTATACTTTATGCCATGAGAGAACTTGGTCTTGAACCTGCGAAACCCCACCGTAAAAGTGCCCGTATAGTAGGTGATACTATGGGTAAATATCATCCCCATGGGGACAGCTCCATCTATGACGCACTGGTACGTATGACAGAAGAATTCTCCATGTCCATCCCGCTGGTAGACGGTCATGGAAATTTCGGTTCTATCGACGGCGACGGGAGTGCTGCCATGCGTTATACGGAAGCCAGACTTTCAGAAGGTGCCATGACCATGCTGGACCATCTGGAAAAGGGATTAGTACCTTTTATTCCGAACTTTGATGACAGCGAAAAGGAACCGGTAGTACTCCCTGCCATGATTCCCAATCTTTTAATTAACGGCTCAACCGGAATTGCCGTAGGAATGGCAACTAATATACCTTCCCACAATCCGGCCGAAGTCATAGACGGTGCCATTGCTTATCTGGATAATCCCGAAATAACCTTGGACAAGCTTATGAAATACATTCCCGGTCCTGATTTTCCTACCGGCGGTATGATTATCAACCAGGAGGATATCAGGAACATCTACGAAACCGGTGAAGGTAAACTTCGTCTTCGTGCTTTAACCGAAATAGAAAACGGTGAAAACGGACGTAAAAATATTATTATCACTGAGATTCCCTATACCGTAGCCGGTAATAAAACAAAGCTGGTAGAGAATCTTGTCAATCTGATGAAGGATAAAGTATTCGATGAAATCTATGATGTAAGGGATGAGTCTTCAAAAGAAGGAATCCGTATTGTGATTGAAGTCAAAAAGGATAGAGATACGGAGAATCTGTTAAACGGTCTTTATAAAAAGACATTAATGGAAGATACTTATGGTGTAAATATCCTTGCAATTAAAGACCAGCAACCGGTAACTTTCTCACTGAAAGCCCTGTTAAAAGAATTCGTCACCTTTCAGGAAGAGCTTTATACCAAAGAATATGAGCATCTTCTGGGAAAAGCTGAAAACAGGCTGGAGATTGTAGGCGGTTTAATCCGTGCAACAGATGTCATTGATTTAATTATTGAAATATTAAGAGGCAGTTCTTCTATCGGACAAGCCAAGAGTTGTTTGACATCGGGTGATATTACCGACATCAAGTTTAAGTCAAAAGCCTCTGAAAAGCAGGCAACGACCCTTGACTTTACCGAACGGCAGGCAGAGGCAATTCTTGCTATGCCCCTAAGCCGATTGATTGGCCTGGAGATTCTGAGACTCCATGAAGAAAATGATTCTTTATTAAAAAGTATTGAAGAATATAAATTAATACTTAGTGATACCAAGGAACTCTACAGAGTTATTAAGAACACTTTGAAAGAATACAAAAAGACCTTTAACATACCCAGAAGAACAAAGCTTACCTCTATTGCCAACGTAGACTACGTGGAAGAAGTAAAAATCGAGGATATTTATATCCTGATTGACAGATTCGGATATACCAAATCCATCGATAACGTTTCCTATTCCAGAATCTCTGAGGATACCTTAAAGGAATATCCCCATATTATACTGTGCAAAAACACTGATAAGCTCTGCCTGTTCACGGCTGAGGGAAATATGTATCAGGTAAAAGTATCCCAGATTCCGAAATGCAAAATTAAGGATAAGGGCGTTCTGATCCATACCCTATGCAAGGTAGATAAAGAAAATATATTGGTTTACACTTCCTTCGAACAGTTATTTGAGTCCCAGCTTGTATTCTCCACCAAGTCCGGTTATATTAAGCTTGTATCCGGTATTGAATTTGAGACAAACCGAACTGCCATATCTGCCACAAAATTAGAGGCAGAGGACGAGGTCGTTAATGTGATTATGTTATCAGCCTCAGAAGCTCTCGACAAGAACTCAAAGGTAATTATTCTAACAGAAAAGGGAACCTCTCTTGGCTTCCTGTTAGATGAAATTCCTGAAATGAAAAAGACCGGTCGCGGCGTTAAATCCATAGAACTGGATAAGGGCGACTCCGTAGTA